The DNA segment GAAGTCTGGTGTGGCTCGCCGATGCCCTGTTGATCAATCAGGAAGTCTTGCAACGCATCGGCGGTGTGGTGACGATCGCCATGGCGCTGGTGTTCCTCGGGCTCATTCCGGGGATGCAGAAGGATCTGCGTTCGCACCACGTCCCCCGCGCCGGACTGTGGGGAGCGCCGTTGCTCGGCGCCGTGTTCGGTCTCGGCTGGACGCCGTGCATCGGCCCCACGCTCTCCGGCGTGCTGGCCATCGCGACCGCGAGCGGGGGAACAGGGGCTCGCGGTTTTGTGCTCGTGCTCGTCTACTGCGTCGGTCTCGGGCTTCCGTTCCTGCTGATCGCGGCAGGCGCGGGCTGGGCGGTGAAGGCCACCGACTGGCTGCGCCGCAACGGCCGCAGGGTCCAGATCTTCGGCGGAGCGCTGCTGCTCGTCGTCGGCATCCTGCTCGTCACCGGCCTGTGGGCCGAGCTGGTCGGCTGGATGCGCGACGCCTTCATCACCGACGCGAGGTTGCCGCTGTGAGCACTACGACCCCGACCCGTGAGGGCGGCGGATACCGGCAGACGCCCGCGCGGAAGGTGCTCGCGTTCCTCCGCAACACCTGGCGCGGGCTGACCTCGATGAGGACCGCCCTCGTCCTGCTGTTCCTGCTGGCTCTCGCCGCGCTGCCCGGCGCGCTGCTGCCGCAGCGCTCGCTGAACGAGCCGAAGACCCTCGAGTACATCGAGGCTCGGGGCTGGTGGGGGCAGTTGCTCGACCGGCTCCAGTTCTTCGACGTGTACGGCAGCGTCTGGTTTTCCGCGATCTACCTGCTGCTGATGGTGTCGCTCGTGGGCTGTCTCATGCCGCGCACGAGGGACTACATCAGGTCCATGCGCACGAAGCCCGTGCTGACGCCCCGCAACCTCGCCCGGCTGCCGCACCACGCGAGCGCCGAGGTGGACAGCGATTCGGACGACGTGCTCGCCTCGGCGAGGCGCAGGCTGCGTGGCTGGCGCGTCGTCGAGCGCGAGGAGAAGGACGGCGCACGGAGCCTCAGCGCGGAGCGCGGATATCTGCGCGAGACCGGCAACCTGGTGTTCCACTTCGGCATGCTCGGCCTCATCGTCGCTTTCGCGCTCGGCAAGATGTATTTCTACGAGGGCCAGGTCATCGTCCTCGACGACGAGCAGTTCTGTAACTCCGGGATCTATGCCTACGACTCGTTCAACCCAGGACTGCGGGTCGACGGCACCGAACTCTCCCCGTTCTGCGTGCAGGTCAACGACTTCACCGCGACCTACACCGACGGCGGCCAGCCGCTTGCCTACGAGGCCGACATCGAGTATCAGGCGGCCGACGATCTCGCCGGTGACGTCTGGCACCCCTACCACCTTGAGGTCAACGAGCCGTTGCGCACGCAGGGCGACCGGCTTTACCTGCTCGGCCACGGCTACGCGCCGACCTTCACGGTGACCTACCCCGACGGCGAGCAGCGCTCCGGCACGATGCAGTGGAAGCCGGTCGACGAGATCACGATGCTCTCGGAAGGCGCGACCAAGTTCGAGCCGCCGAACACCGAAGATCCCGAGGCGCAGCGGGAGAACCAGCTCGCGATCACCGGACTCTTCGCGCCGACGGCCGCCATGCAGGGCAACATCCTGACCTCGTCGTTCCCCTCGCTCAACGATCCGATGGTCGCCGTCGACATCATGCGCGGCGATCTCGGCATGGACTCGGGGCGAGGACAGTCGATCTTCGAGATCGACCAGTCCATGGTGGACAGTGGAAGGCTGGAGAAGGTCGCGAGGGAGAACATCGCGCTCGGCGAGCAGATCACCATCGACGACGGCACCAAGATCAGGTTCGACGGGGTGCGGCAATGGGTTTCGCTTCAGGTGTCGCACGACCCGACACAGGGCTGGGTGCTCGGGTTCGCGATCGCGATGTTCGCCGGGCTCGGCGCCTCGTTGTTCATCAAGCGAAGGCGGTTGTGGGTCAGGGTGACCCCTGCCACGGGTGGCGAGGATGAACGACGTACTGTAGTAGAAGTGGGCGGACTCGCCCGCACGGATCAAGCGGGATACGGCGAGGAGTTCACCCGGATCGCCGAGGACCTGCTTCGTCGTGACAGAAAGGCACACTGATGCCGGTGAACGAGACGTTGTCGCAGTACAGCGACTGGTCCTACACCACAGCGGTAGCGGTATACGTGCTGGCGATGATCTTCTTCCTTGTCGAGCAGTCGTTCGGCCGCCAAGGTCGGCAGGCCGCGGCGAAGACGAGGCAGTCGAGCAAGGAACTCGTCGGCGCAGGAGGGCCCGCGACGGCAGCCACGGTGACCGGGGGAGACGCCCCTCTGACCGGTCCGGCTCGGCCGGTCCGCAGGACCAAAGCGGAGCGGATGGGGCGCACCGGCGTCGCACTGACCCTGCTCGCGGTCGCGCTTCACCTCGCGTCCATCCTGCTGCGCGGTTTCGCGACCTCACGGGTCCCGTGGGGCAACATGTACGAGTACATCATGGTCATCTGCTTCGTCACGGTCGTGACGTGGCTGGTGGTCATGCGCAAGTCGCCGGTGAGGCACCTCTCGGCGTTCGTGTTGCTGCCGATCGTGATCCTGATGTTCGTCGGCGGCACCATGCTGTACGCGGTGGCCGCACCCGTTCAGCCCGCGCTCCAGTCGTACTGGCTCGTCATCCACGTCGCCGCCGCAGCCGCATCCTCCGGTGTCTTCCTCGTGCCTGGTGTCGCGAGCATCCTGTGGCTGATCAAGGCCCGCAACGAAAAGAACCCCGCCAAGTTCGCGAAGTTCGGTCCACGGCTGCCCGGTCTCGACGTACTCGACCGGATCGCCTACCGCACGACGGTTTTCGCCTTCCCCGTCTTCACCTTCGGCGTGCTGTGCGGCGCCGTGTGGGCCGAGGCCGCGTGGGGCCGGTTCTGGGGCTGGGATCCCAAGGAAACCGTCGCGTTCATCGCATGGGTCATCTACGCGGCCTATCTGCACTCGCGTGCGACGGCGGGCTGGCGCGGTACGAGGGCGGCGGTCATCAACGTCGTCGGCTTCGTCGCCACGGTCTTCAACCTGTTCTTCGTGAACCTCGTGACGACCGGTCTTCACTCGTATGCCGGAGTGGGCTGACGCGGGCCCGCATCTCCGGCTACCGTCGCACCTGACGGCAGAGGGGAGATACCTCGCGACCCATATCGGAGGACAGACGCGGTGACCGGACCCAGCCAGCCCGAAGGGCACGATCCGCGGCTCTTTTCCGAAGCATCCACGGATTCGACGCCGCACCCCGCCGTGCCGGGCATTCAGCAGCCCCAACCTCATCAACAGCAGTACTTTCCGCAGCGGCACGCGGCCGATCCGAACCTGCCGCCGTTGAACCCGCAGTACGCGCAGGCACAGCAACCTCCGTTGCCGCAGCCCGGCAGGGGACGGCATCCGCTCAGCAACGGTGCGGGTCTTTCCAGCGGGCACTTGGTCAAGCGCATGAAGCGCAGCCCGCAATCGGGCTGGCGCAAGGCGGTTTACCTCGGAACGGGAAAGCTGATCAACCCGGGGGAGAGCCCGGCGGACCGGCGAAGGCGGGAGTTGATCTCGCGGGTCAATCAGCCACTGCGCGGTTGCTACAAGATCGCGATGCTGAGCCTGAAAGGTGGCGTCGGCAAGACCACGACGACCACCACGCTCGGTTCGACGTTCGCTTCTCTGCGTGGTGACCGGGTTGTCGCGGTCGACGCGAACCCCGACAGGGGCACGCTCTCGCAGAAGATCCCCATCGAGACGACGGCGACGGTGCGGCATCTGCTGCGCGACGCCGAGCGCATCACGAGATACAGCGATGTGCGGGCCTACACGTCACAGGGTTCGAGCAGGCTGGAAATCCTTGCCAGCGAGCAGGATCCCGCCGTGTCGGAGGCGTTCTCGGAGCACGACTACCTGCGCGCGGTCAACCTGCTTGAGCACTTCTACAACATCGTGCTGACCGACTGTGGAACCGGTTTGATGCACTCCGCGATGAAGGGGGTACTCGACGTGGCCGACGCGCTGGTGATCGTGTCGTCCGGCTCCGTCGACGGGGCGAGGAGCGCGTCGGCGACGTTGGACTGGCTCGACGCTCACGGCTACGGCGATCTGGTCGCCCGCTCGGTGACGGTGATCAACTCGGTGCGGCCGAGGGCGGGTTCGGTCGATCTCGACAAGCTGGCCGCCCACTTCGCGGCCAGGACGAGGGGAGTCGTGCGCACGCCGTTCGACCCTCACCTCGAAGAGGGCGCCGAGATCGAGCTGGAACGGTTGCAGGACGAGACAAGACTTTCGCTGCTCGAACTCGCCGCGACCGTCGCCGACGGGTTCACTGCCGAGCGGATGATGCGCTGAGCGCGGGCTCCAAGCCCGCTCGACCTAGTTCTTGTCTTCTTCGTCGGGTCGCTTCTGCTGCTCGCCGAGTTTGCGAAGGAAGTCGGGGTCATCGTCGGGAGCCACCGTGCTCTGGCGTGTCGGCACACCGACTCGCTCGGCGCCGAACACTCGCCACAACAAGACGGCGATGGTGAGCGCGCCGATGGCTGCGAGCAAGTAGAGCATGCTCGCTCCTTTCCGCTGCTGCGCGAGTGACAAGAGTACTGCCCCGAGGTTAACCCTTTTGCCGGGTTTGCGGGTAAGGGGTGTCCCCCGACATCCGCGAGGATGCCGAAGAACACCCCTTCCGAACTTGCCTCGTGATGGCGCGAAGACCTACGGAAAGGTCTTGTATTCAGGTGAAACGGTCGGCGGAGCCGCGGTGCCACAGCCGTTCGGGGTAGGGGTCTACCTTGTCGGCTCCGTCGCGATCTCAGATCGTTCTCGGCTCGCCCGCGCTGGTCGTCAGTTCGGCCAACAGGTCGTTGACCTCGGACTCGCGGAACCGGCGGTGCCCGCCAGGGGTCCGAATCGAGCCGATCCTGCCCGCGGTCGCCCAGCGGGTGACCGTCTTGGGATCAACGCGAAACAACGCGGCCACCTCACCTGGTGTCAGTAGCCGTCCTCCCGTGGTCGCGGTCACTTTCCGCCTCCTTCACACATCCAGTGCTATACCGGGAGCGCGGTTGGCTCTTGGGCCGTCGTGCCCGGTCCTCTAACTCCACAATCGTTGCACTTCACCCGCCAGGTACTCGAACGGTTGTCAGAGAGTAAAGAGGTAGTAAGGGACAAAAAGAGCGGTTCGGACATCCGCAGGTGGCAGCTAACCTAGGCCCGTGGATCACGTAGACCGCAAGATCATCGCCGAACTCCGCACCAACGGCAGGGCCTCGTACGCCGAGCTCGGCAGAACCGTCGGTCTTTCGGCGTCCTCCGTGCACGAGCGAGTCGGAAAGCTGGAGGCCGCGGGCGTGATCACCGGCTACCACGCCGTCGTCGACGCGAGAGCCGTCGGACTCGGCGTCACCGCGCTCGTCGGCATCCAGCCCACCGACACCGCTTCCGACGACGACGTCGCCGTCGCGCTCGGCGAACTCGACGAGGTCGAGAGCTGCTACGCCGTCGCGGGTGACGAGGCGTTCGTCGTGAAGGTCAGGGTCGGGACCGTCGACGATCTCGAACTCGCGCTCGGCAGGCTGCGCCGCATCGACGGGGTCGCCCGCACGCACACCACGGTCGTGCTCTCCACCCGGTTCGAAGGCAGGCCGAACAACACGAGCCTCGGCCGCCCTGCTGGTGACGCGCGCGGCGGCGTAGCCTCGTAGAGCGTGAGCGAACGACCAACCGGACATCTCGGCCGCGACCTGACCCTCTATGTGGTGGCGCGGTTCGCACTGGTCGCGGTCATCGCGGCCATCCTCGTTGCCCTCGGCGTGCCGCTGCTCGTCGCGCTGGCCGTCGGGCTGGTCGGCGGGCTCCCGCTCGGCCTGCTGTTCTTGCGGGGACTCAACGCGAAGGTCACGGCAGGACTCGCGGCCCGCAACGAGAAGAGGGCCCGTGAGCGGGCGAGCCTGCGTGCCCAGCTTCGCGGCGACGAAGCCGAAGGGGCCGACGAAGCCGACGAAGCCGATCACGAAGTGAGCAAGGAATGACGGTCGCCGACCCGGTGTGGGTCAGGGAGGCCGTCCGGATCATCGAGGCCGACGCCAACCGCAGCGCCGACACCCATCTGCTCGTCTTCCCGCTGCCGCCGGAGTGGGGTATCGATCTTTACCTCAAGGACGAGTCGGTGCACCCCACCGGCTCGCTCAAGCACCGGCTCGCGCGGTCGTTGCTGCTGTACGGCCTTGTCAACGGTCAGATCGGCAGCGAGACGGTGCTCATCGAGGCATCGAGCGGTTCGACGGCGGTCTCCGAGGCGTACTTCGCCAGGATGCTCGGGCTCAGGTTCATCACCGTGATGCCCCGCAAGACCAGCCAGGAGAAGATCGACCTCATCGAGTTCTACGGCGGCGAATGCCATTTCGTCGACGTTCCGGGCGACATGTACTCGGAGGCTGAGCGGCTCGCGAACGAGTGCGGAGGGCACTACCTCGACCAGTTCACTTTCGCCGAGCGCGCCACCGACTGGCGGGGCAACAACAACATCGCCGAATCGGTCTTCACTCAGCTTCGCGCCGAACGCCACCCGGTGCCTTCGTGGATCGTCGTCGGAGCGGGAACGGGAGGCACGAGTGCCACGTTCGGCCGCTACGTGCGCTACAAGCGGCATCCGACGAGGATCGCCGTCGCCGACCCGGAGAACTCCGCGTTCTACGGCGCGTGGCGCGACGGCGACCGGAACCACACGACCGGCCTGCCTTCGAGAATCGAGGGCATCGGAAGGCCGAGGGTCGAACCGTCGTTCGTGCCCGAGATCATCGACGAGATGATCAAGGTGCCCGACGCGGGCTCCTACGCCGCGATCCGGTTCCTGCGGGAACGGACGGGACACTGGGCCGGCGGCTCGACCGGCACGAACCTCTGCGGCGCCTTCACGCTCATCTCGCGCATGCTGCGAGCCGGTGAGCGGGGCAGCGTGGTGACGTTGCTGTGCGACGGCGGCGAGCGCTACGCCAACACCTACTACAGCGACGAGTGGATCGGCGCCAACGGATTCGATCTCGCGCCGCACACCGAGGCGTTCGAACGGTTCATCGGTACCGGCGAGTTCTCAGCCGAACGCTAGCGCGCCCCCGGTCAGTACGGCCCAGGCGAGCATCGCCATCCCGGTTCCGCCGAGAACGGGGATGAGCGCCCTTCCCGATCCGCCGCCCGCGATCGTCCTGACGGGCACGAGCAACAGCGGGGCGGTGAGCAGCCCGATGAACGCGAGCGGATGCGCGACACCGATGGCGACGGTGACGGCGAACGGCACCGCGACGAGAAAAAGGTAAAGGCGCCTTGTACCGGCGTCGCCGAGTTTCACGGCCAGGGTTCGTTTTCCGGTTTCCCTGTCGGTGGGGATGTCCCTGAGGTTGTTCGCCACGAGCACGCCGGTGCTCAGCGAACCGACGGCCACCGCGCAGCCGAGCGCCTCAAGGCTGATCTTTCCCGCCTGCACGTACACCGTGCCAAGTACGGCTGCCAGTCCGAAGAAGACGAAGACGGCGACCTCGCCGAGTCCCGCGTAGCCGTAGGGACGGCGTCCTCCCGTGTAGAACCAGGCGCCCGCGATGCAGGCCGCGCCAAGCAGCAGCAGCCACCAGGTTCCGGTCGCCGCGACGAGCACGAGCCCGAGGACACCCGCGACGCCGAGCGAGGCGAGCGCGGCCGCGAGCACCGTTTTTGGCCGTGCCACACCGGAGCCGACGAGCCGCAGCGGGCCGACGCGCTGTTCGTCGGTACCGCGGATCCCGTCGGAGTAGTCGTTGGCGAAGTTGACCCCGATGATCAGGGAAAGCGCGACGAGCAACGCGAGCAGCGACTGCCACCACGAGAACTCGCCGAGTTGAGCCGTCGCCCCCATACCGGCGAGCACGGGGGCGACGGCGTTGGGCAGCGTCCTCGGACGTGCCCCCTCGATCCATTCCGCAACGGTGGCCATGCCGTCATTCTTTCGCTACCCGATCATCAGCAGGATCCTGGGCTGACCCCGGGTTTGACGAAAGCGGCACTCACGTACATACCGGGCGCGAGGCGGTACCAGCGGTCGGTGGTTCCCTGGCTGCCCGACACCCGCTGACCTGTCACCGCGCACTCGATCCGCACCTGCGCGTACCTCGCCGCGTAGCCCGTCTTGCCACCGGAAAGCGCGGGGCCGGAGCGGACGTTGACCGCGAAGCCGCTCGTCTCGACGGTGCCCCACGGGCCGCCGGAGGTCCACTGGTAGGTGACGTCGACCCACGCGTTCGTCGGCAGTTGCAGACCGTCCCAGAACGTCCCGTCGGCGAGGTCGATTCCGGCGGGGTTGAGCACCTTCCTGCCGAACTGGTCCTTGCCGTCGTTGAACCCGTCCTGGTAGGCGGCCTGTGCTTGCGGCTTGCCCTGCGGGAGGCTCCTCCACTGCTCCCTGTCGGAGTTCCAGTAGTCGTCCTTGGTGTTCCACGGGCCGACGTCCCATACGGGAGCCCATTCGCAGCGGGCGCCGTCCGACGTGCACACCTTGACCGTGTAGTTGCCGCTGCCCTTCCCCGCGAGGCCCTTGCGCGATGGCAGCGCGACGAAATGGTCCCGCTCGGTGATCACGTGCCCGTTGGCCGTCGTCCCGCCGACAAGGCCCTCCCTCGTCGCGAAGACCCGGTATGTCGTCGGAGCACTGAGCCTCGCCTCCGGCCTCGGCTCCTCCCACGCCGTCATGTCCACGGCGGCGAGTTCGTCCGGTGCGGACACGACGAGCCGGGTTTGCACCGTCCGCGTCGATTCGGGGAGCACGGCCGGTGCGTCGACAGGCACCGGAATCCATTCGGACCAGGTGCCGTCGGCCCGTTGCCCTCGAACGTCGACCGAACCACCGCTCGCCTCTTTCGCGGTGACCATGTTGACCTCGGCGCCGAGTTCTTCGGCAGCGAACTCGTGCACGGCGACCCGCTGAGCGCTCGTCGTGCCGAACGTGAGGTCGCGGCCGTCGGGGGCAGGCAACGTCCAGGACACCGTTTCCGACGCGCGAACCGGTTCCGAAAGCAGGGTCATTGCCAGTGCCGCGACCGCGCTCAATGCCAGTGACCTGCGTCTTCGCTGTTTCATGCGGTCAGCCAACGCGGCTTTGGCGATAAGTCAACGAGCCCGCGCGCAGTGTCGCGGGACGCCAGTCGGCCGAGCTACCCCAGCAGGGTGGTCCTCACCCCGGACCGGTCGATCTTGCCCGGACCGATGAGCGGAAGCCTCGCGACGAACCGCACCCGCTTCGGCACGTGTGCCGCTCCCAGTTCGGCTCGCACCGCGGCGAGCAGGTCGGCGACCGGCGGCGCCTCGCCATCCGGTACGACGGCCGCGGCGACGAGCTGCCCCCACTCCGCATCGGGGAGGCCGACGACGCAGACGGAGCGAACCCCGGGCTGACGGGAGAGCACCCGCTCGACCGCGCCCGCCGGGACCTTGACCCCACCGGTGTTGATCACGTCGTCGACCCTGCCGAGCACGCTGAGCCTGCCATCGGCGTCGAGCGCGCCGAGGTCACTCGTAAGGAACCAGCCCGAGGAGAACGCGGCAGCCGTGAGATCGGGCCGCAGCCGGTAGCCGTGCGTCAGCACCGGCCCCGCGATCTCGATGCGATCGCCCTCGCCGAGCCTGACCCGCACGCCGTCGAGCGGACGGCCGTCGTAAACGCAGCCACTCGCGGTCTCACTCATGCCGTAGGCGGGCACCACCCGTACGCCCGCTTGCTCCGCGCGGGACCTGAGCCGGTCGTCGAGCGCGGCACCACCGAGTACGACGGCGGAGAACCCCGCCAGCTCGCTGTTTCCGGCGTCGAGCAGTCTGCCCAACTGGGTCGGAACCAGAGCCGTGTAGTGCGGGCCCGTCTCCGCGAGCAGCGAGCGCGCGGCAACGGCGAACGCGCCGGGATCGAATCCCGCCGACATGTCCAGCACGGTCGGTGCCGTCCCCGCCTGGTGCGCGCGCACCAGCACCTGTAGCCCGCCGATGTAGTTGGCAGGAGTGGCGAGCAGCCACCTGCCCTCGCCGCCGAGCCGGTCGTGTGTGGCCATCGCCGAGGCAAGCAACGCCGACGCCGACAGCAGCACCCCTTTCGGGCCGCCCGTCGAACCCGACGTCGGCATGATCACCGCGGTACCCGGCTCGACCGGCTGCTCGGCAGCCATCGCGGCGAGCACGTCACCCGCGGCCGGGTTGCGCTGGTCGAGCGGCAACACCGCGGGTCCGCCGTCGAGCGCGGTCAGCACGGCGTCTCGCAGCTCGGCGACGCGCTCAGGTGAGCCGTCGGTCCAGACGACCCGCATCAGTAGTAGTAGGGATGGGCCGACCAGTCGGGATCGCGCTTCTCAAGGAACGCGTCCCTGCCCTCGACGGCCTCGTCCTGCAAGTAGGCCAGCCGGGTCGTCTCGCCCGCGAAGACCTGCTGACCGACGAGCCCGTCGTCGATCAGGTTGAACGCGTACTTCAGCATGCGCTGTGCCGTCGGCGACTTGCCGAGCACGCCGAAAGCCCACTCCAGTGCCTCCGCCTCAAGCGACTCGTGCGCGACGGCGGCGTTGACCGCACCCATCGCCTGTGCCTGCTCGGCGGTGTAGGACTTGCCGAGGAAGAAGATCTCCCTCGCGAACTTCTGGCCGACCTGCCTTGCCAGATACGCCGAACCGAACCCGCCGTCGAACGAACCCACGTCGGCGTCGGTCTGCTTGAACATCGCGTGCTCCGCCGAAGCCAGCGTGAGATCACACACCACGTGCAGCGAATGCCCTCCACCGGCCGCCCAGCCAGGCACGACCGCGATCACGACCTTGGGCATGAAGCGGATCAACCGCTGTACCTCCAGGATGTGCAGCCTGCCCGCCCTCGCCGGATCGACAGTGTCGGACGTCTCGCCGCTCGCGTACTGATACCCGGTCCGGCCACGAATACGCTGGTCACCACCGGAACAAAACGCCCATCCGCCGTCTTTCGGCGAGGGGCCGTTTCCGGTGAGCAGGACGCAGCCGACATCAGGGCTCATCCTGGCGTGGTCCAAGGCGCGGTACAGCTCGTCGACCGTGTGCGGGCGGAAGGCGTTGCGCACCTCGGGCCGATCGAAAGCCACCCGCACGACGCGTTTTCCCGACCGGGTTCGCGTGGAACGGTGGTAGGTGATGTCGGTGAAGTCGAATCCTTCGACCTCGGTCCACTCGGCGGGGTCGAACAGTTCCGATACCTGGGCGTCATGCACGCTTGGGAGAATATGCGGTGCGCGGGTGGCAATGAAGGCCGCCGGTGACATGGCCCGCGGTGGTGAGTCGATGAAGGCGTACGGGAACTGCCGACGGAAAGGAACGCACGTGAGCGCTCAGAGGACTTCCAGGTGAATCCCTCCACCGCGCAGGCACGGGTCATCGTCGACGAACTCGTGCGCAACACCGTCTCCCACGTCGTGCTCAGCCCAGGCTCACGTAACGCCCCGCTCTCGCTCGCGCTCTACGACGCCGCCGCGGCAGGCAAGCTGAGCCTGCACGTCCGCGTCGACGAACGGGGCGCCGCCTTCCTCGCGCTCGGTATCGCCGCGCGCACCGGAAGGCCCGTCGCCGTCGTGTGCACCTCGGGTACCGCCGCGGCCAACTTTCACCCGGCCGTGCTCGAAGCCGACCGTGCCGGAGTGCCGTTGATCGTGCTGACCGCCGACCGGCCGCCCGAACTGAGGGCAGCCGGTGCCAACCAGGTCATCGACCAGCAGAACCTCTACGGCAATGCCGTTCGCTACTTCGACGAGCTCGCGGTCGCCGAGCGCAGGGCCGGCCAGAACGCGTACTGGCGCAGCCAGATTTGCAGGGCGTGGAACGCCGCGTACGGCGAGTGGCGGTGTGGCCCCGTCCACCTGAACATTCCCTTTCGCGAACCCCTGGTGCCCGACGGGGAGGAACGCTGGTTCGAATCCCTCGACGGAAGGCCCCGTGGCGCGAGGTGGACCGAGCTGCCCGACTTCGGCGCGCTCCCTTCGTTCGTCGTGCCCTCGGCTCGCCACGGACTCGTCATCGCCTGCGACGCCGGCGTGCGGGCGGCCAGCGAATGGGCCGAACAGCACAACTGGCCCGTCGTCTCGGAAACGGGAGGACTCGGTCTTGGCGGATCGACCGCGATCGCCGGAGGAGCCTGGCTGCTGGCCGTCGAGGAATTCCTCGCGGAACACACCCCCGAACAGGTCCTGTGCATCGGAAGGCCGACCGTGTTCAGGCAGGTGCAGCGGCTGCTGTCGGATCCAGCCGTCGAGGTGTTGCTCGTGCGGCCCGACTCGGACTGGCCCGCACCGGCGCACAACGTGCGGCAGGTCGGCCAGTGGTTCGACGAACCGGCGAAGCCTGCCGACCCGGAATGGCTCGCGAGCTGGCGCAGAGCCGATGCCGCCGCGACGGAGGCCGTCAGGGCCACCTTGGCGGAGGAACCGTGGCCAAGCGGGCTGCGGGTAGCCGGCGAACTGGTGCGCGAACTACCGGATGATTCGCTGCTCGTCGTCGGTTCCTCGAACCCGGCCCGCGACGTCGCGCTCGCCGGAGGGCTGCGGCCGGACG comes from the Prauserella marina genome and includes:
- the menE gene encoding o-succinylbenzoate--CoA ligase; its protein translation is MRVVWTDGSPERVAELRDAVLTALDGGPAVLPLDQRNPAAGDVLAAMAAEQPVEPGTAVIMPTSGSTGGPKGVLLSASALLASAMATHDRLGGEGRWLLATPANYIGGLQVLVRAHQAGTAPTVLDMSAGFDPGAFAVAARSLLAETGPHYTALVPTQLGRLLDAGNSELAGFSAVVLGGAALDDRLRSRAEQAGVRVVPAYGMSETASGCVYDGRPLDGVRVRLGEGDRIEIAGPVLTHGYRLRPDLTAAAFSSGWFLTSDLGALDADGRLSVLGRVDDVINTGGVKVPAGAVERVLSRQPGVRSVCVVGLPDAEWGQLVAAAVVPDGEAPPVADLLAAVRAELGAAHVPKRVRFVARLPLIGPGKIDRSGVRTTLLG
- a CDS encoding 1,4-dihydroxy-2-naphthoyl-CoA synthase — protein: MHDAQVSELFDPAEWTEVEGFDFTDITYHRSTRTRSGKRVVRVAFDRPEVRNAFRPHTVDELYRALDHARMSPDVGCVLLTGNGPSPKDGGWAFCSGGDQRIRGRTGYQYASGETSDTVDPARAGRLHILEVQRLIRFMPKVVIAVVPGWAAGGGHSLHVVCDLTLASAEHAMFKQTDADVGSFDGGFGSAYLARQVGQKFAREIFFLGKSYTAEQAQAMGAVNAAVAHESLEAEALEWAFGVLGKSPTAQRMLKYAFNLIDDGLVGQQVFAGETTRLAYLQDEAVEGRDAFLEKRDPDWSAHPYYY
- the menD gene encoding 2-succinyl-5-enolpyruvyl-6-hydroxy-3-cyclohexene-1-carboxylic-acid synthase; the protein is MNPSTAQARVIVDELVRNTVSHVVLSPGSRNAPLSLALYDAAAAGKLSLHVRVDERGAAFLALGIAARTGRPVAVVCTSGTAAANFHPAVLEADRAGVPLIVLTADRPPELRAAGANQVIDQQNLYGNAVRYFDELAVAERRAGQNAYWRSQICRAWNAAYGEWRCGPVHLNIPFREPLVPDGEERWFESLDGRPRGARWTELPDFGALPSFVVPSARHGLVIACDAGVRAASEWAEQHNWPVVSETGGLGLGGSTAIAGGAWLLAVEEFLAEHTPEQVLCIGRPTVFRQVQRLLSDPAVEVLLVRPDSDWPAPAHNVRQVGQWFDEPAKPADPEWLASWRRADAAATEAVRATLAEEPWPSGLRVAGELVRELPDDSLLVVGSSNPARDVALAGGLRPDVLVHRNRGVAGIDGTVSTAIGAATVHRGPSYALLGDLTFLHDINGLLTGPAELRPDLTIVVVNDDGGGIFSLLEQGAPEHSASFERVFGTPHGADLSALCAGYRVPHTLAETLTEFRAALRPRPGLRVVEVKVDRSRHRDLHARLRSAVAEAVTGE